The following coding sequences lie in one Acropora palmata chromosome 3, jaAcrPala1.3, whole genome shotgun sequence genomic window:
- the LOC141876461 gene encoding uncharacterized protein LOC141876461 has product MALTSQLVKESIVHRCLAKRSSQHLSNPVIPEVQAIDVCCMEPRIVKLEQQLYSLANGNGNLQDTTNNCLALFPSRDNVKQIFDVFCSCSWMDRFADPVISKLFYQLINAQEDSNAEHLLLDELEKSCEKLLKTLTHLEVPNSLQLKVVCLLYNLSRLTNLPQSHLEAVQSYMEEIARAFWPYSLPSAPDLWNSEAFCDAQCDVLKACGKYLRDKCPVNTERTLRKIHSKLLSSDISQYARFRLLEIRELCLSGWKVTEATSNYYKEVYQKLKNQSVTNATVINKSTSKNGDKVNSLHEGTDQAVSQTLTVLRISEDQLRKSCDNLQEGVICCDTVVGERNLMVDHRSDSSGHHIKLRPRPITSFRSIKEGLKNYYSQNEHFGQREMETISSRQQIEKASFTNQSSFEDMLEMETQACSEGEKASSVTVSLDSGAGIKEPAPSPCYTNDCDEVFSLSKLDAEKVKPAMHRGDFTKPRRPFKRNSSSSSADESQEPKSPFSLDYSVTNYTQESTTTTLPSTELVTPSDINNGASHLEVAALSPEATTGSSDKDTSKAVVEEDNRSKDSIESWEEAQTSSVLQSEKNQDVISVSESWRERPTVDVAETNNNAFRGASSSDNWRERKSYSFSDSQKNRSQMDVNWHERKSLSLDETGKNKTSTQASYGQPTWYSYGDKIERQDSNEKGKESHRGGFGLPKQANEEIEGSSRDEQHHAQNLEIAQVQLSEQESQDLRWWRLAEIQNDTGCKLYHNREECTVVIKGEDPLLCKVAKTRVYSAVAALQEEFGALVPLSSEILEHLQTEGRTELAERLSQCTAANVKMINDAQLFISGHRSSVHLAKQQLAKIKVMLRYTDDPDVASLSRAGDDEEDIHKVNRLFAALDGTPKQCSQKDHSNEKQEVVTEGSLSREFLLSCASNPLAQQRPADLSLERTEGWVTAIVLNYARRGEQVLLNQRKGFGTPSSESKSRLSST; this is encoded by the exons ATGGCTTTGACTTCACAGTTAGTAAAGGAATCAATTGTGCATAGATGTCTGGCAAAGCGAAGTTCTCAACATTTGTCAAATCCTGTCATTCCAGAGGTGCAAGCTATTGATGTTTGCTGTATGGAACCAAGAATTGTCAAACTTGAGCAACAGCTGTATTCTCTCGCAAATGGAAATGGAAACTTGCAGGATACAACAAACAACTGTTTGGCATTGTTCCCTAGTCGTGATAATGTAAAACAGATTTTTGATGTGTTCTGTTCTTGTAGCTGGATGGATAGATTTGCAGACCCAGTTATTTCAAAGCTCTTCTACCAACTAATCAATGCACAAGAAGACAGTAATGCAGAGCATTTGTTGCTGGATGAATTAGAgaaatcttgtgaaaagttGCTTAAAACATTGACCCATCTTGAGGTTCCCAACTCATTGCAGCTAAAAGTTGTTTGTCTGCTGTATAATCTGAGCAGATTAACGAACCTACCACAATCTCACCTGGAGGCTGTACAAAGTTATATGGAAGAAATTGCAAGGGCTTTTTGGCCATATAGCCTACCCTCTGCCCCCGATTTATGGAACAGTGAGGCTTTCTGTGACGCCCAGTGTGATGTTCTTAAAGCATGTGGTAAATATCTCAGAGATAAGTGCCCTGTCAATACAGAAAGAACTCTTCGGAAAATCCACAGCAAATTACTGTCCAGTGATATCTCTCAATATGCCAGGTTTCGTTTGCTTGAAATTAGGGAGTTGTGTTTGTCTGGCTGGAAGGTTACTGAGGCAACATCAAATTATTACAAGGAAGTTTACCAAAAG TTGAAGAACCAGTCTGTGACCAATGCAACAGTCATCAATAAATCTACTTCAAAGAATGGTGATAAGGTAAATTCCCTTCATGAAGGGACTGACCAAGCTGTTAGCCAAACTTTGACAGTGCTGAGGATCAGTGAAGATCAATTAAGAAAATCCTGTGATAATTTACAGGAGGGTGTCATTTGTTGTGATACAGTTGTTGGAGAAAGGAATTTAATGGTTGATCACAGGTCAGATTCATCTGGACATCATATTAAACTGAGACCAAGACCAATTACCAGTTTCCGTAGCATTAAAGAAGGCTTAAAGAACTATTATTCacaaaatgaacattttgGGCAACGTGAGATGGAGACAATTTCTTCAAGGCAGCAAATAGAGAAGGCCTCTTTCACTAACCAAAGCTCTTTTGAGGATATGTTAGAAATGGAAACACAGGCTTGTTCAGAAGGAGAAAAAGCATCCTCAGTAACTGTTTCTCTAGATTCAGGTGCTGGCATTAAGGAACCTGCACCTTCTCCCTGCTATACTAATGATTGTGATGAAGTTTTCTCATTAAGCAAACTTGATGCAGAAAAAGTCAAGCCAGCCATGCACAGAGGTGATTTTACCAAACCAAGACGCCCTTTCAAGAGAAACTCCTCTTCGTCTTCAGCTGATGAGAGTCAGGAGCCCAAGTCTCCATTTTCATTGGACTATAGTGTAACTAACTACACACAGGAATCAACAACAACCACCCTTCCATCAACAGAACTGGTTACTCCATCAGACATAAATAATGGAGCAAGTCATTTAGAAGTGGCTGCCTTATCACCTGAAGCGACGACAGGGTCAAGTGATAAGGATACAAGCAAAGCAGTTGTTGAAGAAGATAACAGAAGCAAAGACTCAATAGAGAGTTGGGAAGAGGCTCAAACGTCTTCAGTCTTACAATCTGAGAAAAACCAGGATGTCATCTCAGTTTCAGAAAGTTGGAGAGAAAGGCCAACTGTAGATGTAGCAGAGACTAATAACAATGCTTTCAGAGGTGCTTCTAGCAGTGACAACTGGAGAGAGAGGAAAAGTTACAGTTTTTCAGATTCCCAGAAGAATAGGTCACAAATGGATGTGAACTGGCATGAACGTAAATCACTTAGTCTTGATGAGACAGGGAAAAACAAGACATCTACCCAAGCATCATATGGGCAGCCTACATGGTACAGCTATGGTGACAAGATTGAGAGACAAGATTCTAATGAGAAAG GGAAAGAGTCTCATAGAGGTGGGTTTGGACTTCCCAAACAAGCAAATGAGGAGATTGAAGGATCTTCTAG gGATGAGCAGCACCATGCGCAAAACTTGGAAATTGCTCAAGTTCAGCTGAGTGAGCAAGAAAGCCAAG ATCTTCGATGGTGGAGATTAGCTGAAATTCAG AATGACACTGGATGCAAGCTGTATCACAACAGAGAAGAATGCACAGTGGTTATAAAAGGAGAAGATCCTCTTCTGTGCAAG GTCGCTAAAACGAGAGTGTACAGTGCTGTTGCTGCTCTCCAAGAAGAGTTT GGTGCATTGGTTCCATTATCAAGTGAAATCCTGGAACATCTGCAAACAGAAGGAAGGACTGAGCTGGCTGAACGACTTTCCCAGTGTACCGCTGCAAATGTCAAAATGATCAATG atGCACAGCTCTTCATATCTGGACACCGCAGCAGTGTTCATCTTGCAAAGCAGCAGCTGGCAAAGATCAAGGTTATG CTCAGATACACTGATGATCCAGACGTGGCAAGTCTAAGTCGAGCAGGTGATGATGAAGAGGACATTCACAAAGTAAACAGGTTATTTGCGGCATTGGATGGAACACCAAAGCAATGTAGCCAGAAAG ATCATTCAAACGAGAAGCAAGAAGTAGTAACTGAGGGAAGCTTGTCAAGAGAATTTTTGCTTAGTTGTGCATCGAACCCACTGGCCCAGCAGCGACCCGCAGATCTTAGCTTGGAAAGAACGGAAGGATGGGTCACAGCCATAGTGCTAAATTAT gcAAGAAGAGGGGAGCAAGTTTTGTTAAATCAAAGGAAAGGTTTCGGAACTCCCAGCTCCGAGTCAAAATCAAGGCTGTCATCAACCTAA
- the LOC141876403 gene encoding lon protease homolog 2, peroxisomal-like isoform X1, which translates to MSQVPYSIIGNISGACCGCDIVNMVLINRDLPKRLPLLILKDKVLLPGSSIRIAVRDNASLRMIDSRLLRKDTLSSVVIGVVPRQSEKEDEETLLHAVGTAAVVVQVTGTNWPKPLYTLLVTGLCRFRIDKIVMEEPYLIAEVTQLDMLAEQEAEIRKNTDLATLADEFRLCANELVDMLDGRMPVVSRLKDMLSGLPDGSLPDTMASIVKASYLEKLEILKTEDLIERFRKSLHLLRRQKEGLRGTSPLKTNSEMIRRVWKGNNQKRGVNMVVPREGKRIGRAFDEGDDNEDEDDIDELERKIRSANLPEHAFKVAMKEFKRLKKMPPQFPEHATSRNYLEWMVDLPWNRETNDKLDISQARFDLDQDHYGLQKLKKRVIEYLSVRKLKNSLKGPILCFVGPPGVGKTSVGRSIAHTLGREFQRISLGGICDQSDIRGHRRTYIGSMPGRILNALKNVGVKNPVILLDEVDKMGKSLHGDPSAALLEVLDPEQNWTFVDHYLNIPFDLSQVLFIATANTISTIPPALLDRMELIMVPGYTQEEKMAISKRHLLPKQLKEHGLTKDNLDFPDSSLQAVISNYTREAGVRSLERKIGGVCRAVAVQVAETVENTPEQAKDKAEEDPKEHEATSKTKSSATTTGAANKKAFLVTEKFLTEVLGPTMFESEVAQRLSTPGVAVGLAWTAMGGEIMFVEATRMGGEGKLTLTGQLGDVMKESAQLALSWLRSRSVEYCLTSEDSEDLLERTDVHIHFPAGAVGKDGPSAGVTIVAVLVSLFSGRCSRSDTAMTGEITLRGLVLPVGGIKEKVLAAHRAGLKRVILPRRNEKDLTELPDNVKEEMDFVLANRVEDVLRAAFDDEFPGMAHATSSKL; encoded by the exons ATGTCACAGGTTCCTTACTCCATCATCGGTAATATCAGCGGTGCTTGTTGTGGTTGTGATATTGTAAACATGGTGCTGATTAATAGAGATCTTCCAAAGCGCCTTCCTCTGCTTATTCTTAAGGATAAAGTCTTATTACCAGGTTCATCTATAAGAATTGCAGTGAGAGACAATGCCAG tctAAGAATGATCGACTCCAGACTTTTGCGGAAAGATACCTTAAGCAGTGTTGTTATTGGAGTTGTTCCCCGCCAATCCGAGAAAGAG GATGAGGAGACATTGTTGCATGCCGTAGGAACTGCTGCTGTTGTGGTACAAGTAACAGGCACAAACTGGCCCAAGCCATTGTACACACTATTGGTGACTGGGCTGTGCCGATTTAGAATTGATAAAATTGTCATGGAGGAGCCATATTTGATAGCTGAAGTCACTCAATTAGACATGCTTGCAGAACAAG AGGCTGAAATCAGGAAAAATACTGATCTGGCAACTCTTGCTGATGAGTTTCGCTTATGTGCAAATGAACTGGTGGACATGTTAGATGGACGCATGCCTGTTGTTTCCCGACTAAAG GACATGTTGAGTGGTTTGCCAGATGGAAGTCTTCCTGACACAATGGCATCAATTGTAAAAGCATCTTATCTGGAAAAGTTGGAG ATTCTAAAGACAGAGGACTTGATTGAAAGGTTCAGGAAATCCCTACACTTGTTGAGGAGGCAGAAAGAG GGCCTGAGGGGTACCAGTCCATTGAAAACTAATTCTGAAATGATCAGGAGAGTGTGGAAAGGCAATAATCAAAAG CGAGGTGTCAATATGGTTGTCCCGAGAGAAGGAAAGAGAATTGGTAGAGCGTTTGATGAAGGTGATGATAATGAAGATGAGGATGATATTGATGAGCTAGAAAGGAAAATAAG GTCAGCCAATCTTCCTGAACATGCTTTTAAAGTGGCAATGAAAGAGTTTAAG CGTTTGAAGAAGATGCCTCCACAATTTCCTGAACATGCCACATCCAG AAATTATCTTGAGTGGATGGTTGACCTTCCATGGAACAGAGAAACCAATGACAAGTTGGATATCTCACAAGCAAG GTTTGATCTAGATCAGGACCATTATGGACTGCAAAAATTGAAGAAGAGGGTCATTGAGTACCTTTCAGTTCGCAAGTTAAAAAACAGCTTAAAAG GACCaattctttgctttgttggtCCTCCTGGAGTTGGTAAGACTAGTGTTGGAAGATCAATTGCACATACACTTGGAAGAGAATTTCAAAG GATATCATTAGGTGGAATTTGTGACCAGTCAGACATCAGGGGACACAG gCGTACATACATTGGTTCAATGCCAGGGAGAATTCtaaatgctttgaaaaatgttgggGTTAAAAATCCAGTGATCCTTCTGGATGAAGTTGACAAGATG GGTAAAAGCCTGCATGGAGATCCATCTGCTGCACTTTTGGAAGTCTTGGATCCTGAGCAAAACTGGACGTTTGTGGACCA CTATTTGAACATACCATTCGATCTTTCACAG GTCCTTTTCATTGCCACTGCTAACACAATCAGTACGATTCCTCCTGCACTTTTGGATCGAATGGAG TTAATCATGGTACCAGGTTACACTCAGGAGGAAAAGATGGCCATTTCAAAAAGACATCTTCTTCCTAAGCAATTGAAG GAGCATGGACTAACGAAAGACAACCTTGATTTTCCTGACAGCTCATTGCAAGCAGTCA TTTCTAATTATACTCGCGAAGCTGGAGTTCGCTCACTTGAACGGAAAATTGGAGGGGTGTGTCGGGCTGTAGCTGTCCAG GTGGCTGAAACCGTTGAAAATACACCCGAACAGGCTAAAGATAAAGCCGAGGAAGATCCTAAGGAACATGAAGCCACCAGCAAAACTAAATCTAGCGCAACTACCACTGGCGCGGCTaataaaaaggcttttttgGTCACGGAGAAGTTCTTGACTGAAGTCTTAGGG CCTACTATGTTTGAGTCTGAAGTGGCGCAAAGACTGTCCACACCAGGAGTTGCAGTGG GTTTGGCTTGGACAGCAATGGGAGGAGAAATCATGTTTGTGGAAGCCACGCGGATGGGAGGAGAAGGAAAATTGACACTAACGGGACAACTAG GAGATGTGATGAAGGAGTCGGCTCAGCTGGCATTAAGCTGGCTCAGGAGTCGTTCAGTGGAG TACTGTCTCACGTCAGAGGACAGCGAGGACCTTTTGGAGCGAACAGATGTTCATATTCATTTCCCAGCTGGCGCAGTGGGGAAGGACGGTCCTTCAGCTGGGGTTACAATTGTCGCGGTACTTGTGTCACTATTCAG CGGCCGATGCTCTCGATCTGACACAGCTATGACCGGTGAAATCACCCTAAGAGGTCTTGTTTTACCT GTTGGTGGCATTAAGGAGAAGGTTTTGGCCGCACATAGAGCAGGCCTGAAGAGAGTCATATTACCAAGGCGAAACGAAAAG GATTTGACGGAGCTACCAGACAATGTCAAG GAAGAGATGGATTTTGTTCTGGCAAACAGAGTGGAGGATGTTTTACGCGCCGCTTTTGATGACGAATTTCCTGGCATGGCGCATGCTACCAGTAGTAAGCTCTGA
- the LOC141876403 gene encoding lon protease homolog 2, peroxisomal-like isoform X2, translating into MSQVPYSIIGNISGACCGCDIVNMVLINRDLPKRLPLLILKDKVLLPGSSIRIAVRDNASLRMIDSRLLRKDTLSSVVIGVVPRQSEKEDEETLLHAVGTAAVVVQVTGTNWPKPLYTLLVTGLCRFRIDKIVMEEPYLIAEVTQLDMLAEQEAEIRKNTDLATLADEFRLCANELVDMLDGRMPVVSRLKDMLSGLPDGSLPDTMASIVKASYLEKLEILKTEDLIERFRKSLHLLRRQKEGLRGTSPLKTNSEMIRRVWKGNNQKRGVNMVVPREGKRIGRAFDEGDDNEDEDDIDELERKIRSANLPEHAFKVAMKEFKRLKKMPPQFPEHATSRNYLEWMVDLPWNRETNDKLDISQARFDLDQDHYGLQKLKKRVIEYLSVRKLKNSLKGPILCFVGPPGVGKTSVGRSIAHTLGREFQRISLGGICDQSDIRGHRRTYIGSMPGRILNALKNVGVKNPVILLDEVDKMGKSLHGDPSAALLEVLDPEQNWTFVDHYLNIPFDLSQVLFIATANTISTIPPALLDRMELIMVPGYTQEEKMAISKRHLLPKQLKEHGLTKDNLDFPDSSLQAVISNYTREAGVRSLERKIGGVCRAVAVQVAETVENTPEQAKDKAEEDPKEHEATSKTKSSATTTGAANKKAFLVTEKFLTEVLGPTMFESEVAQRLSTPGVAVGLAWTAMGGEIMFVEATRMGGEGKLTLTGQLGDVMKESAQLALSWLRSRSVEYCLTSEDSEDLLERTDVHIHFPAGAVGKDGPSAGVTIVAVLVSLFRLVALRRRFWPHIEQA; encoded by the exons ATGTCACAGGTTCCTTACTCCATCATCGGTAATATCAGCGGTGCTTGTTGTGGTTGTGATATTGTAAACATGGTGCTGATTAATAGAGATCTTCCAAAGCGCCTTCCTCTGCTTATTCTTAAGGATAAAGTCTTATTACCAGGTTCATCTATAAGAATTGCAGTGAGAGACAATGCCAG tctAAGAATGATCGACTCCAGACTTTTGCGGAAAGATACCTTAAGCAGTGTTGTTATTGGAGTTGTTCCCCGCCAATCCGAGAAAGAG GATGAGGAGACATTGTTGCATGCCGTAGGAACTGCTGCTGTTGTGGTACAAGTAACAGGCACAAACTGGCCCAAGCCATTGTACACACTATTGGTGACTGGGCTGTGCCGATTTAGAATTGATAAAATTGTCATGGAGGAGCCATATTTGATAGCTGAAGTCACTCAATTAGACATGCTTGCAGAACAAG AGGCTGAAATCAGGAAAAATACTGATCTGGCAACTCTTGCTGATGAGTTTCGCTTATGTGCAAATGAACTGGTGGACATGTTAGATGGACGCATGCCTGTTGTTTCCCGACTAAAG GACATGTTGAGTGGTTTGCCAGATGGAAGTCTTCCTGACACAATGGCATCAATTGTAAAAGCATCTTATCTGGAAAAGTTGGAG ATTCTAAAGACAGAGGACTTGATTGAAAGGTTCAGGAAATCCCTACACTTGTTGAGGAGGCAGAAAGAG GGCCTGAGGGGTACCAGTCCATTGAAAACTAATTCTGAAATGATCAGGAGAGTGTGGAAAGGCAATAATCAAAAG CGAGGTGTCAATATGGTTGTCCCGAGAGAAGGAAAGAGAATTGGTAGAGCGTTTGATGAAGGTGATGATAATGAAGATGAGGATGATATTGATGAGCTAGAAAGGAAAATAAG GTCAGCCAATCTTCCTGAACATGCTTTTAAAGTGGCAATGAAAGAGTTTAAG CGTTTGAAGAAGATGCCTCCACAATTTCCTGAACATGCCACATCCAG AAATTATCTTGAGTGGATGGTTGACCTTCCATGGAACAGAGAAACCAATGACAAGTTGGATATCTCACAAGCAAG GTTTGATCTAGATCAGGACCATTATGGACTGCAAAAATTGAAGAAGAGGGTCATTGAGTACCTTTCAGTTCGCAAGTTAAAAAACAGCTTAAAAG GACCaattctttgctttgttggtCCTCCTGGAGTTGGTAAGACTAGTGTTGGAAGATCAATTGCACATACACTTGGAAGAGAATTTCAAAG GATATCATTAGGTGGAATTTGTGACCAGTCAGACATCAGGGGACACAG gCGTACATACATTGGTTCAATGCCAGGGAGAATTCtaaatgctttgaaaaatgttgggGTTAAAAATCCAGTGATCCTTCTGGATGAAGTTGACAAGATG GGTAAAAGCCTGCATGGAGATCCATCTGCTGCACTTTTGGAAGTCTTGGATCCTGAGCAAAACTGGACGTTTGTGGACCA CTATTTGAACATACCATTCGATCTTTCACAG GTCCTTTTCATTGCCACTGCTAACACAATCAGTACGATTCCTCCTGCACTTTTGGATCGAATGGAG TTAATCATGGTACCAGGTTACACTCAGGAGGAAAAGATGGCCATTTCAAAAAGACATCTTCTTCCTAAGCAATTGAAG GAGCATGGACTAACGAAAGACAACCTTGATTTTCCTGACAGCTCATTGCAAGCAGTCA TTTCTAATTATACTCGCGAAGCTGGAGTTCGCTCACTTGAACGGAAAATTGGAGGGGTGTGTCGGGCTGTAGCTGTCCAG GTGGCTGAAACCGTTGAAAATACACCCGAACAGGCTAAAGATAAAGCCGAGGAAGATCCTAAGGAACATGAAGCCACCAGCAAAACTAAATCTAGCGCAACTACCACTGGCGCGGCTaataaaaaggcttttttgGTCACGGAGAAGTTCTTGACTGAAGTCTTAGGG CCTACTATGTTTGAGTCTGAAGTGGCGCAAAGACTGTCCACACCAGGAGTTGCAGTGG GTTTGGCTTGGACAGCAATGGGAGGAGAAATCATGTTTGTGGAAGCCACGCGGATGGGAGGAGAAGGAAAATTGACACTAACGGGACAACTAG GAGATGTGATGAAGGAGTCGGCTCAGCTGGCATTAAGCTGGCTCAGGAGTCGTTCAGTGGAG TACTGTCTCACGTCAGAGGACAGCGAGGACCTTTTGGAGCGAACAGATGTTCATATTCATTTCCCAGCTGGCGCAGTGGGGAAGGACGGTCCTTCAGCTGGGGTTACAATTGTCGCGGTACTTGTGTCACTATTCAG GTTGGTGGCATTAAGGAGAAGGTTTTGGCCGCACATAGAGCAGGCCTGA
- the LOC141876404 gene encoding large ribosomal subunit protein mL52-like isoform X2, translating into MASAAKLRILPFGYAVFRRPTTVLVNFWSTCPTLNAGKKIRVSRGQAGDGIAYGALTDLPDWSYTDGTPAPETKRRKIRRFRRLDVANQIKTYLQEVEKAAEKRDRDGNLLESKPSK; encoded by the exons ATGGCGTCTGCAGCGAAACTCCGAATTCTTCCATTTGGCTATGCAG TTTTTAGAAGACCAACAACAGTGTTGGTTAATTTTTGGAGTACATGTCCTACTCTAAATGCGGGGAAGAAAATTCGAGTCAG TCGTGGCCAGGCAGGAGATGGAATTGCTTATGGGGCACTGACTGATTTACCAGACTGGAGTTATACAG ATGGAACTCCAGCACCAGAAACTAAACGCAGAAAAATAAGACGCTTCAGAAGACTGGATGTGGCT AATCAAATCAAGACTTATCTACAAGAAGTTGAGAAAGCAGCCGAAAAGCGAGACAGAGACGGAAACCTTTTGGAAAGCAAACCCTCAAAGTAA